A genomic segment from uncultured Marinifilum sp. encodes:
- a CDS encoding ATP-grasp domain-containing protein — MIDRKKKLLMLGGSPFQIPCIKYAKSEGYCVITCDYCPDNPGHKYADEYYNVSTTNLQSVLNLSRKLEIDGILAYASDPAAPTAAYVAEKMGLPGNPYKSVKILSEKDLYRSFLRQNNFNTPWYGGFNTLKEFAKSSSQFSYPVLVKPVDSSGSKGISAVNDFWEMDKAINYAIKFSRSKRFIVEEFIEKKYPQLDGDIFVYDGKIIAYYLGDQRNDVAVNPFVPSSINYPSLLPQWVHDTIKADLQRAIDLLKIKMGGFNIEVIVNENDEVYLIEMGARNGGNCIPEIIKCASNVDMIKMSVDTCMGLEPNILEQKLIDSFYTTYVIHSNKDGHFKSVELDDVISKYVLDVKLMVQEGEEVLKFNGSNCTVGVGLLEFPDLQVRNQMMDNIEQLIRVELE, encoded by the coding sequence ATGATTGATAGGAAGAAAAAATTGTTAATGCTTGGCGGTTCGCCTTTTCAAATTCCCTGTATTAAGTATGCAAAATCAGAAGGGTATTGTGTAATTACCTGTGATTATTGTCCTGATAATCCTGGGCATAAATATGCTGATGAATATTATAATGTAAGCACTACCAATTTACAGTCGGTACTAAACTTATCCAGAAAGCTGGAAATTGATGGGATATTGGCTTATGCATCGGATCCGGCAGCTCCTACAGCAGCTTATGTTGCCGAAAAAATGGGCTTGCCAGGAAATCCATATAAATCTGTAAAAATATTATCAGAGAAAGATCTGTATCGTAGTTTTTTAAGACAGAATAATTTTAATACCCCTTGGTATGGAGGGTTTAATACCTTAAAGGAATTTGCAAAATCTTCATCTCAGTTTTCTTATCCTGTTTTGGTTAAACCTGTAGATTCGAGTGGAAGTAAGGGAATTTCGGCAGTCAATGATTTTTGGGAAATGGATAAAGCAATTAATTATGCCATTAAATTTTCCCGATCGAAAAGGTTTATTGTTGAAGAGTTTATAGAGAAGAAATATCCTCAGCTCGATGGAGATATTTTTGTTTATGATGGAAAAATTATTGCCTATTATTTGGGCGATCAGCGCAATGATGTTGCTGTTAATCCTTTTGTTCCTTCTAGTATAAATTATCCTTCACTACTTCCGCAATGGGTGCACGACACAATAAAAGCAGATTTACAACGGGCAATTGATTTATTGAAAATTAAAATGGGTGGTTTTAATATTGAAGTAATTGTAAATGAGAACGATGAGGTTTATCTTATTGAAATGGGTGCAAGAAATGGAGGAAACTGTATTCCTGAGATTATTAAATGTGCCAGTAATGTTGATATGATAAAAATGAGCGTGGATACATGTATGGGGTTAGAACCAAACATATTAGAGCAAAAGCTAATCGATAGCTTTTATACAACTTATGTAATACATTCAAATAAAGATGGACATTTCAAATCTGTAGAGTTGGATGATGTCATTTCTAAATATGTATTAGATGTAAAATTAATGGTTCAGGAAGGAGAAGAAGTTTTAAAGTTTAATGGTTCGAATTGTACTGTTGGAGTTGGTTTACTCGAATTTCCCGATTTACAAGTGCGAAATCAAATGATGGATAATATAGAACAATTAATAAGAGTAGAACTCGAGTAA
- a CDS encoding O-antigen ligase family protein — MKYIKIGFLFLIFFIAFYLKSFTIGGFELVYVWKLPLLFYLIYQLVGQETKYAFLVLGYAFAIKNIINVSFFDFPLDTFINFIKYMSIPLFAHWILLNINSLKSLQILRIVPVYLSVFFIISNVPFYLGIISAPVQTMMWLEDFQIDGLIGILGAAHYSSVVLAVSSVILLEFLMKKRASGLVNLLVIFVLLLGLFFLFKTYARTGWLMFVLGSFVLFIRNISFKNMGKIAIVSMVLIGGLFFLFQTNEGFRRRVLDERAGQEEQSTYETVGSGRLKIAEIYLENLYESNFLTYLIGMGMEESILRFEKKDGTPLFAHNGFIQTLVDNGLIGFALYLMFLILIYQAISKSESSHNQLAVAIFFMFISCLATQQANYFLLDVFLSVYIGIVLIEDRINLHVYYQKKSKLN; from the coding sequence ATGAAGTATATAAAAATAGGATTTCTATTCCTGATTTTTTTTATAGCATTTTATCTTAAAAGCTTTACAATTGGAGGCTTCGAATTGGTTTATGTCTGGAAACTACCTTTACTTTTTTATTTGATATATCAGCTTGTCGGTCAGGAAACAAAATATGCATTTCTTGTGTTGGGTTATGCTTTTGCCATTAAAAATATTATTAATGTTTCATTTTTTGATTTTCCCCTAGATACATTCATAAATTTTATAAAATACATGAGTATACCCTTATTTGCTCACTGGATTTTGTTAAATATTAATAGCCTTAAATCTTTACAAATATTGCGTATTGTTCCTGTATATCTGTCTGTGTTTTTTATTATTAGTAATGTTCCTTTTTACCTGGGAATAATTTCTGCTCCAGTTCAAACTATGATGTGGCTGGAAGATTTTCAGATAGATGGATTAATAGGGATTTTAGGAGCTGCACATTATTCTTCGGTTGTTTTAGCTGTATCGTCGGTAATCTTACTCGAGTTTTTAATGAAAAAAAGAGCAAGTGGCTTAGTAAATCTCCTTGTAATTTTTGTGCTTTTGTTGGGTTTGTTTTTTCTATTTAAAACCTACGCAAGAACAGGATGGTTGATGTTTGTACTTGGATCTTTTGTGCTGTTTATTCGGAATATATCGTTTAAGAATATGGGTAAAATAGCTATTGTTTCTATGGTATTAATAGGTGGCTTATTTTTCCTATTTCAAACAAATGAGGGATTTCGACGAAGAGTTTTAGACGAACGAGCAGGTCAGGAAGAACAATCAACCTATGAAACAGTTGGTTCGGGAAGGCTTAAAATTGCAGAAATATATCTTGAAAATTTATATGAGAGTAATTTTCTTACCTATTTAATTGGTATGGGTATGGAAGAATCGATTCTTAGGTTCGAGAAAAAAGATGGGACTCCTCTTTTTGCGCACAATGGATTTATTCAAACACTTGTAGATAATGGTCTTATTGGTTTTGCATTGTATTTGATGTTTTTGATATTAATTTATCAGGCCATTTCTAAATCCGAGAGTAGTCATAATCAATTGGCTGTGGCGATCTTTTTTATGTTTATATCATGTCTGGCTACTCAGCAGGCAAATTACTTTTTACTCGATGTTTTTCTGTCTGTATATATTGGCATAGTACTTATCGAAGATCGTATTAATTTACATGTTTATTATCAAAAAAAATCAAAACTAAATTAG
- a CDS encoding GNAT family N-acetyltransferase, with the protein MYTFQFISLSELGQVEYKGEFPSCQYKWIKDWYSVFKNVENNVIGYKKKPYIIAAYANNTLVAIVPLVKLCRVYCRCIHLEFIEFLDQQWSSMGNDIISVKSLQHSFVDELIHWIEKNINYHFIFLKYLPKSTILKEKYKMYHYSGIPFIPISKYQDYQDFRMRGYKKRFRKQLDRTYRKIERDGFSFDLSFEDVNETNFEDIKRISRTKKLDGKGFLYGDSKKEEFYLKLFKHYSSKVVLVKFNNQPVAYVVNIECNGVRIGVDCAFDREYRTYGVGIQCMNGNIKHSFTAKNEQFSFGDGLDPYKFQFTHCAEPLYMCFDFKYSFKSLLALPFLMYLINKKDKEVYNQLQKVDCNE; encoded by the coding sequence ATGTATACTTTTCAATTTATTTCATTAAGTGAACTGGGGCAGGTAGAGTATAAAGGGGAATTTCCTAGTTGTCAATATAAGTGGATAAAAGATTGGTATTCAGTTTTTAAAAATGTTGAAAATAATGTTATAGGTTATAAGAAAAAGCCTTATATAATTGCTGCTTATGCAAATAATACTTTGGTAGCTATTGTTCCATTGGTTAAGTTATGCAGGGTTTATTGTAGGTGCATTCATTTAGAATTTATTGAATTTTTAGATCAACAATGGAGTAGTATGGGAAATGATATTATATCCGTTAAATCTTTACAGCATAGTTTTGTAGATGAACTAATTCACTGGATTGAAAAGAATATCAACTATCACTTTATTTTCCTGAAATATTTACCAAAATCGACCATATTAAAAGAAAAGTATAAAATGTATCATTATTCTGGAATTCCGTTCATACCTATTTCTAAATATCAAGATTATCAGGATTTTAGAATGAGAGGTTATAAGAAAAGATTCCGGAAGCAATTGGATAGAACTTACCGAAAAATAGAAAGAGATGGTTTTTCTTTTGATTTATCGTTTGAAGATGTAAACGAAACCAATTTTGAAGATATTAAAAGAATTTCCAGGACAAAAAAACTTGATGGGAAAGGTTTTTTGTATGGAGACTCTAAAAAGGAAGAGTTTTATTTGAAACTGTTTAAGCATTATTCTTCTAAAGTTGTACTCGTTAAATTCAATAATCAGCCTGTAGCCTATGTTGTTAATATTGAGTGTAATGGTGTTAGAATAGGTGTAGATTGTGCTTTTGATAGAGAGTATCGTACATATGGCGTAGGTATACAGTGTATGAATGGTAATATTAAGCATAGTTTTACTGCTAAAAATGAACAGTTTTCTTTTGGTGATGGATTAGATCCTTATAAATTTCAATTTACACATTGTGCAGAACCTCTTTATATGTGTTTTGATTTTAAATACAGTTTCAAATCTTTGCTTGCTTTGCCTTTTTTAATGTATCTGATAAATAAGAAAGATAAAGAGGTTTATAATCAGCTTCAAAAAGTAGATTGTAATGAGTAG
- a CDS encoding polysaccharide deacetylase family protein, with product MSSLKKAIANSLGFVMLLFFKRIALKQFEKCVLSIYFHNPSAILFKGIIQFLNANGFKYIDEKEYCEIVKGNANISGRSVFISFDDGWRGNLKLISVIEKYNIPITVFVSVKPVISGNFWWEYTDYIKQNNSKISSVEDLKKMTNKQRLYYVNKAIEHLKLERSAINSDELCLLHNHPLVTIGSHTYTHPITIMCSDDELQFEYRESKKYLESLLHTNIDSLSFPNGDYNERDLSLLKNNAYKMAFTTSVNITNDIIDKYEIPRISINSMGGKYENISRILGLWDQFIQPLHFRLREVNRKLKTAIYCF from the coding sequence ATGAGTAGTTTAAAAAAGGCAATTGCCAATTCTTTAGGTTTTGTAATGCTCCTATTTTTTAAAAGAATAGCATTAAAGCAATTCGAAAAATGTGTTTTATCCATTTACTTTCATAATCCATCTGCAATTTTATTTAAGGGAATTATTCAATTTCTAAATGCAAATGGATTTAAATATATCGATGAAAAAGAATATTGCGAAATCGTAAAAGGGAATGCAAATATAAGTGGCAGAAGTGTTTTTATTTCCTTTGATGATGGTTGGAGAGGTAACTTAAAGTTAATTTCTGTAATTGAAAAGTATAATATTCCTATAACAGTTTTTGTGTCGGTAAAACCTGTAATTAGTGGTAACTTTTGGTGGGAATACACCGATTATATTAAACAAAATAATTCTAAAATTTCGAGTGTTGAGGATTTAAAAAAAATGACCAACAAACAACGTCTTTATTATGTGAATAAAGCTATCGAGCACCTTAAACTTGAAAGATCTGCCATAAATAGTGATGAGTTGTGTTTATTACACAATCATCCTTTGGTAACTATTGGAAGCCATACCTATACTCACCCAATAACAATAATGTGCAGTGATGATGAGCTGCAATTTGAATACAGGGAGTCGAAAAAATATTTAGAATCCTTACTTCATACTAATATCGATTCTTTGTCATTTCCAAATGGAGATTACAATGAAAGGGATTTAAGCTTGTTAAAGAATAATGCTTACAAAATGGCTTTTACGACCTCTGTAAATATTACTAATGATATTATTGATAAGTATGAGATTCCCCGAATATCCATTAATTCCATGGGAGGAAAATATGAGAATATTTCCAGAATATTAGGATTATGGGATCAGTTTATTCAACCACTTCATTTTCGGTTACGGGAAGTTAACCGAAAACTTAAAACTGCTATATATTGTTTTTAA
- a CDS encoding glycosyltransferase family 4 protein: MKEILYISPEFKNSRGGIGLCVNNYAQFMPTFKVLVTNGFRSKFLNFIYFPVCVCHLFFKLIIDKDIKIIHIHGASKGSFYRKYILFIMVRRIFRKKVIYHMHGGGFRDFYNDSPLFIQKRIRYMIHSSDLLICLSQKWKDFFSEAFYPKRIEILNNMVLPPVNTDRIESKRKFRLLFLGLIGDNKGIFDLLEVIAENKEQFGKQLILKVAGNGEIIRLEKRIKELEIDKIVKFQGWVDAKKKEELFRSSDALILPSYKEGLPLSILEAMSYGLPIISSDVGGIPDLLLTHKNGILLEPGNKLSIQQSIMSLVNNKDLVEKFSKRSIEGVVEFYPQSVLKKLNSIYDEL; this comes from the coding sequence ATGAAAGAAATACTCTACATAAGTCCTGAATTTAAAAATAGTAGGGGTGGAATAGGTTTATGTGTAAATAATTATGCACAATTTATGCCGACCTTTAAGGTGTTGGTAACAAATGGTTTTCGCTCCAAGTTTCTCAATTTCATATATTTCCCTGTTTGTGTTTGTCATTTATTCTTCAAATTAATTATTGATAAAGACATCAAAATAATTCATATTCATGGTGCATCGAAGGGAAGTTTCTACCGAAAATACATTCTTTTTATTATGGTAAGAAGGATATTTCGTAAAAAGGTAATTTATCACATGCATGGAGGTGGATTTCGTGATTTTTATAACGACTCACCTTTGTTTATCCAAAAGAGGATTCGTTACATGATTCATTCTTCGGATCTGTTAATTTGTTTATCACAAAAGTGGAAAGATTTCTTTAGCGAAGCATTTTATCCAAAGCGAATAGAGATACTTAATAATATGGTTTTACCTCCTGTAAATACAGATAGAATAGAATCGAAAAGAAAGTTTAGACTCCTTTTTTTAGGATTAATAGGCGATAATAAGGGAATATTCGATTTGTTAGAGGTGATTGCTGAAAATAAAGAGCAGTTTGGGAAACAGCTTATTTTAAAGGTTGCCGGTAATGGAGAAATAATACGTTTGGAAAAGAGAATTAAAGAGTTAGAAATTGATAAAATAGTGAAATTTCAAGGTTGGGTAGATGCGAAAAAGAAGGAAGAATTATTTCGTTCATCAGATGCATTAATTCTTCCATCCTATAAGGAAGGCTTACCCTTATCGATACTAGAGGCTATGAGTTATGGATTACCCATTATATCAAGCGATGTGGGAGGAATTCCTGATCTGCTGCTGACGCATAAAAATGGAATACTACTTGAACCAGGAAATAAATTATCAATACAACAGTCGATTATGAGTCTTGTAAACAATAAAGATTTGGTGGAAAAATTTTCTAAAAGATCGATAGAAGGGGTTGTGGAATTTTATCCTCAGAGTGTACTAAAAAAATTGAACTCTATTTATGATGAATTATAA
- a CDS encoding glycosyltransferase, whose protein sequence is MIKPLVSVKTITYNHLPYIKDCIEGVLMQKTNFSFEYIIGDDCSTDGTVDIVNEYAQKYPHIIKLVSSQNNVGAWQNDRRTTNACKGKYVAVCEGDDFWTDTRKLQKQIDFLEANPDYGMVHCDFSNKIGRILVRNVWKSRQIPQGDVFQELVLENFVVTATVCMRNDLLQEICINRAGKTKKWIMGDYPLWLEIASRMKVGFIADDMATYRVHANSVSHNLDLEGSYKFFMDRYDIKRYFANEYGAKHLNSTIEDNYHKELLKFSIFMKSSNLRKQCINHYNGSEKKRFFLWSLFAKYSILDPLFNLLYFLKQKFKLRESL, encoded by the coding sequence ATGATTAAACCTCTTGTTAGTGTTAAAACCATTACCTATAACCATCTGCCTTATATAAAAGATTGTATAGAAGGTGTTTTAATGCAGAAAACCAATTTTAGTTTTGAATATATTATTGGTGATGATTGTAGTACCGATGGAACAGTAGATATTGTGAATGAATATGCTCAAAAATATCCACATATAATTAAATTGGTTTCTTCTCAAAATAATGTGGGTGCCTGGCAGAACGATAGACGAACAACCAATGCGTGTAAGGGAAAGTATGTAGCTGTTTGTGAGGGTGATGATTTTTGGACTGATACTCGAAAATTACAAAAGCAGATTGATTTTTTAGAAGCTAATCCCGATTATGGAATGGTGCATTGTGATTTTTCCAATAAAATTGGCAGGATATTGGTTCGAAATGTTTGGAAAAGCAGGCAAATTCCTCAGGGTGATGTTTTCCAAGAGTTGGTTCTGGAGAATTTTGTGGTTACTGCTACGGTTTGCATGCGGAACGATCTACTGCAGGAAATATGTATTAATAGAGCCGGCAAAACAAAAAAATGGATAATGGGTGATTATCCTTTGTGGCTTGAGATTGCCAGTAGAATGAAAGTCGGTTTTATTGCCGATGATATGGCTACTTATCGTGTACATGCGAATTCTGTTTCTCATAATCTTGATCTAGAGGGGAGTTATAAATTTTTTATGGACAGATATGACATAAAAAGATATTTCGCAAATGAATATGGAGCTAAACACTTGAATTCTACTATTGAGGATAATTATCACAAGGAGCTTTTAAAGTTTTCAATATTCATGAAGAGTTCCAATTTAAGAAAGCAGTGTATTAATCATTATAATGGCAGTGAGAAAAAGCGTTTCTTTTTGTGGAGTTTATTTGCAAAATATTCAATTCTCGATCCTCTTTTTAATCTGCTTTACTTTTTGAAGCAAAAATTTAAGTTGCGGGAATCATTATAA
- a CDS encoding WecB/TagA/CpsF family glycosyltransferase, producing the protein MRKRITIMNSPVDVLTMRQTIDLISDSIRDRKPIQHIVVNAAKLVLMQEDKELYQSVVKSDIINADGMAVVWAAEILGKPLPERVAGVDLMQELVILASEKKYKIFFFGGVEEVVCEVVRKYKSVFGEEIIAGYRNGYFKKNQEANIAAQIAESKADILFVGISSPTKEIFLNTYKDKLKVPFIMGVGGSFDVLAGKVKRAPKWMQKSGLEWFFRFLQEPGRMWKRYLFTNSLFIYYVLKEKFKSLFAIKRSN; encoded by the coding sequence ATGAGAAAGAGAATTACAATAATGAATTCGCCGGTTGATGTTTTAACAATGCGTCAAACTATTGATTTAATTAGTGATTCCATTCGCGATAGAAAACCAATTCAACATATTGTTGTGAATGCTGCAAAACTGGTTCTCATGCAGGAAGACAAAGAATTGTATCAATCGGTTGTGAAAAGTGATATAATAAATGCAGATGGAATGGCTGTTGTATGGGCCGCTGAAATTTTAGGAAAGCCCTTACCTGAAAGAGTCGCCGGTGTTGATTTAATGCAAGAACTTGTGATACTAGCCTCAGAGAAAAAGTATAAAATATTTTTCTTTGGCGGAGTAGAAGAAGTGGTTTGTGAGGTTGTTCGTAAATACAAATCTGTATTTGGCGAGGAAATAATTGCTGGATATCGCAATGGTTATTTTAAGAAAAATCAGGAAGCAAATATTGCTGCGCAAATAGCAGAATCTAAAGCCGATATTTTATTTGTGGGTATTAGTTCTCCGACCAAAGAAATATTTCTGAATACTTATAAAGATAAATTAAAAGTGCCTTTTATTATGGGAGTGGGAGGATCTTTTGATGTGTTGGCAGGAAAAGTAAAAAGAGCACCCAAATGGATGCAAAAATCTGGTTTGGAATGGTTTTTTCGTTTTTTACAGGAGCCAGGACGAATGTGGAAGAGATACTTGTTTACAAATTCGCTGTTTATTTATTATGTATTAAAAGAAAAATTTAAAAGTCTATTCGCAATTAAAAGATCTAACTAA
- a CDS encoding sugar transferase, with product MIKGREKTLARISILSQVALSAACYWLVTWAVTNFLRPMQIADHDNNTIYLLIIAIWYTLIKEFNLGKMLRVKTYSELFTEYFAMVFISSAILYLGSLFLTDSVPVLILFLFACLNMILLFGFRLLSYHFFKKIRGKGYNRRNVLIVADDESYVHFIDRMLFVKDWGYHVWAIMSDGKHIKNQYELHVRVLPEHFQLTEIIDANVVDEVIYCKGNFDNAEVRDLIYTCSEVGVKFRVYSELLSVVSMQSHLTYFKELPFLTFANTTKNYFALKVKEILDFIFSFLIILLISPILLAIAIAIKIEDRGTIFFKQRRVGLNGRIFSCLKFRTMVENAEALRVRLENQNEQSGPVFKIKNDPRVTKVGRFLRRTSLDELPQFFNVLKGEMSIVGPRPPIPSEVQQYQRWQRRRLSMKPGITCIWQVSGRNNIPFEEWMRLDMMYIDTWSLKLDLMLFISTIKVVLTGDGQ from the coding sequence ATGATTAAAGGAAGAGAAAAAACACTGGCAAGAATTAGTATTCTTTCGCAGGTGGCTTTGTCTGCAGCATGTTACTGGCTTGTGACCTGGGCGGTAACAAATTTCTTGCGACCAATGCAAATTGCTGATCATGACAACAATACCATTTATTTATTGATAATAGCCATTTGGTATACTCTTATAAAGGAATTTAACCTGGGTAAAATGCTTAGAGTTAAAACCTACTCCGAATTATTTACCGAATATTTTGCAATGGTATTTATTAGCTCTGCAATTCTATATTTGGGCAGTTTATTTTTAACCGATTCTGTTCCTGTTTTAATTCTTTTTTTGTTTGCCTGTTTAAATATGATTTTACTTTTCGGTTTTAGACTGTTAAGTTATCACTTTTTTAAAAAGATAAGAGGAAAGGGCTACAATCGTCGAAATGTATTAATCGTTGCCGACGATGAATCTTACGTCCATTTTATTGACAGAATGCTTTTCGTTAAAGATTGGGGCTATCATGTGTGGGCCATAATGTCCGATGGTAAACATATAAAAAATCAGTATGAATTGCATGTCAGAGTTCTTCCGGAACATTTTCAACTCACAGAAATAATAGATGCCAACGTGGTTGATGAAGTAATCTATTGTAAAGGAAATTTTGATAATGCTGAAGTTCGCGACTTGATTTATACCTGCTCCGAGGTAGGTGTAAAATTCCGCGTTTACTCAGAACTGCTTAGTGTAGTTAGTATGCAGTCTCATCTGACTTATTTTAAAGAACTTCCCTTCTTAACATTTGCAAATACTACCAAGAATTATTTTGCTCTTAAGGTAAAGGAAATATTAGATTTTATTTTTTCTTTCCTAATAATTTTGCTGATCTCTCCAATATTGTTAGCCATAGCAATTGCAATAAAGATTGAAGATCGGGGAACGATTTTTTTTAAGCAAAGACGAGTTGGTCTGAATGGACGAATTTTTTCCTGTTTAAAATTTAGAACAATGGTCGAAAATGCTGAGGCTTTAAGGGTTCGTTTAGAGAATCAGAACGAACAAAGTGGACCTGTTTTTAAAATTAAGAATGATCCTCGGGTTACCAAAGTAGGACGCTTTTTAAGAAGAACATCATTAGATGAATTGCCACAATTTTTTAATGTATTAAAAGGCGAAATGTCGATTGTAGGACCAAGACCACCAATTCCATCGGAAGTGCAGCAATATCAGCGTTGGCAACGTCGCCGATTAAGTATGAAACCGGGAATTACCTGTATTTGGCAAGTTTCGGGACGCAATAACATTCCTTTCGAAGAGTGGATGAGATTAGACATGATGTATATCGATACCTGGTCGTTAAAGTTAGATTTAATGCTTTTTATAAGTACCATAAAAGTTGTTTTAACTGGCGATGGTCAGTGA
- a CDS encoding polysaccharide biosynthesis/export family protein → MTKKYLNLMGLFIVIGLISCRSNKDLVYLQDADAEILAPDFVISAPEYKIKTNDNLFVSIISLNSEINQLYNPAQSIGGQQGNQQLYSQLPDQYLNGYLVDSQGNISLPIIGNVGVAGLSQAQAQAKVQEHANEYLKDASVKVKLLNFRVSVMGEVTSPGVYYNYNSNLTILEAISMANGITDHAKINRILVIRNSNNQSKSYRVDLSSKNVLKSEAFFLQPNDVVYVEPHKIKSTDMNSNIYSLLLSTVSTAVLITSLIISN, encoded by the coding sequence ATGACTAAGAAATATTTAAACCTAATGGGCCTTTTTATAGTAATAGGGCTTATTTCCTGTCGATCGAATAAGGATTTGGTGTATTTACAAGATGCCGATGCTGAGATTTTAGCTCCCGACTTTGTGATTAGCGCACCCGAATACAAAATTAAAACGAACGATAATTTGTTTGTGAGTATAATATCTTTGAATTCAGAGATAAATCAATTGTATAATCCCGCACAGAGTATCGGCGGGCAACAGGGTAATCAGCAGTTGTATAGTCAGTTACCCGATCAGTATCTTAATGGATATTTAGTAGATTCTCAGGGGAATATTTCCTTGCCAATAATTGGAAATGTAGGAGTGGCCGGTTTAAGTCAGGCTCAGGCTCAGGCAAAAGTGCAAGAACATGCCAACGAGTATTTGAAAGATGCCAGTGTGAAAGTGAAATTATTAAATTTTAGGGTTAGCGTAATGGGGGAAGTTACAAGTCCTGGAGTTTACTATAATTACAATAGCAACTTAACTATTTTAGAGGCCATTAGTATGGCTAATGGTATTACCGATCATGCAAAAATAAATAGAATTTTGGTAATTAGAAATTCTAATAATCAGAGTAAAAGTTATCGTGTTGATCTATCCTCCAAAAATGTATTAAAATCAGAAGCCTTTTTTTTGCAGCCAAACGATGTTGTTTATGTTGAGCCTCATAAAATTAAAAGTACCGATATGAACTCTAACATTTATAGTCTGTTGTTGTCGACAGTGTCAACGGCTGTTTTAATTACAAGTTTGATTATTTCCAATTAA